The Sulfitobacter sp. SK011 genome has a window encoding:
- a CDS encoding ABC transporter ATP-binding protein/permease: MPADTARPDTSQKADQKQLLTDEELADQAERQSGMLVLRKVAPYLWPANMPWVKRRVIWAMVALFASKLVTVITPFFYKGAVDALSNEGVPMLALGAVGLTVAYGMARLMGVGFQQLRDAIFARVGQRALRMLALETFEHIHKLSMRYHITRKTGGLSRIIERGVKGVDFLLRFLLFSIGPLILELLMIGVILTIFFDVWYLAVVAVTIAVYVWFTFAVTEWRVKLRRQMNDQDTDANQKAIDSLLNYETVKYFGAEAREATRYDEAMAGYEVAAIKTNYSLAFLNFGQSLIITAGLVGVMVMAAMGVQNGTLTVGDFVMVNAYMVQITVPLNFLGTVYREIRQALVDMGQMFGLLDQPAEIADKPDAPDLDVTGGRVTLENVTFGYDPDRTILRGVTLEAKPGQTVAIVGSTGSGKSTIGRLLFRFYDVQGGALKIDGRDVRDITQLSLHQAIGVVPQDTVLFNDTIGYNIAYGREGASQADVEQAARDAQIHDFILSLPDGYHTTVGERGLKLSGGEKQRVGIARTLLKDPPILLLDEATSALDSETEHEIQDALHRAGQGRTVLTIAHRLSTISDADSIVVLEKGEIVEQGTHEDLLARDGRYAQLWTRQQAEEGAA; the protein is encoded by the coding sequence ATGCCCGCTGACACTGCCCGCCCGGACACCTCTCAAAAAGCTGACCAAAAACAATTGCTGACCGACGAAGAGCTTGCCGATCAGGCCGAGCGTCAGTCAGGCATGTTGGTGCTGCGCAAGGTCGCGCCCTACTTGTGGCCTGCCAATATGCCTTGGGTGAAACGACGTGTGATCTGGGCGATGGTGGCCCTTTTTGCTTCAAAACTGGTCACGGTCATCACCCCGTTCTTCTACAAAGGGGCCGTTGACGCGCTGTCAAACGAAGGCGTGCCAATGTTGGCGCTGGGGGCCGTGGGCCTGACGGTCGCCTACGGCATGGCGCGTCTGATGGGGGTGGGGTTTCAACAGCTGCGCGATGCGATCTTTGCCCGCGTGGGGCAGCGCGCACTGCGGATGCTGGCGCTTGAGACCTTTGAGCACATTCATAAGCTGTCGATGCGCTATCACATCACCCGCAAAACCGGGGGGCTGTCACGGATCATCGAACGGGGGGTCAAAGGCGTCGACTTTCTGCTGCGATTTCTGCTCTTTTCAATTGGTCCGCTGATCCTTGAGCTGTTGATGATCGGTGTCATTCTGACGATCTTTTTCGACGTTTGGTATCTGGCAGTCGTGGCGGTGACCATCGCTGTTTATGTCTGGTTCACCTTTGCCGTCACCGAATGGCGCGTGAAACTGCGCCGACAGATGAACGATCAGGATACGGATGCCAATCAAAAGGCCATCGACAGCCTGCTGAACTATGAAACGGTTAAGTATTTCGGTGCCGAAGCCCGCGAAGCAACCCGGTATGACGAGGCCATGGCAGGCTATGAAGTCGCCGCAATCAAGACCAACTATTCTCTGGCATTCCTGAATTTCGGCCAGTCGCTGATCATCACGGCGGGCCTTGTGGGTGTGATGGTGATGGCCGCGATGGGCGTTCAGAACGGTACGCTGACAGTGGGCGATTTTGTCATGGTGAACGCCTATATGGTGCAGATCACCGTGCCGCTGAACTTTCTGGGCACCGTCTACCGCGAGATCCGTCAGGCATTGGTCGACATGGGCCAGATGTTTGGCCTTCTCGACCAGCCTGCCGAGATTGCCGATAAACCCGACGCGCCTGATCTGGATGTCACCGGTGGGCGGGTCACGCTTGAAAACGTCACCTTTGGCTATGATCCAGACCGCACCATCCTGCGCGGCGTGACACTCGAGGCAAAGCCGGGTCAGACGGTTGCGATTGTCGGGTCAACCGGGTCGGGCAAATCCACCATTGGCCGGCTGCTTTTCCGGTTTTATGACGTGCAGGGCGGTGCGCTCAAGATCGACGGTCGGGACGTGCGCGACATCACACAGCTGAGCCTGCATCAGGCCATCGGCGTTGTGCCGCAGGACACGGTGCTTTTCAACGACACCATCGGCTACAACATCGCTTATGGACGCGAGGGGGCAAGTCAGGCCGATGTCGAACAGGCCGCGCGGGATGCGCAAATCCATGATTTCATCCTGAGCCTGCCAGATGGTTATCACACTACGGTGGGCGAACGGGGGCTGAAGCTGTCGGGTGGTGAAAAGCAACGTGTGGGCATTGCGCGCACCTTGCTCAAGGATCCGCCGATCCTGCTGCTGGACGAGGCGACAAGTGCGCTGGACAGTGAAACAGAGCACGAGATTCAGGACGCGCTACACCGGGCGGGGCAGGGGCGCACCGTGCTGACCATCGCCCACCGGCTCAGCACGATTTCGGACGCGGACAGCATCGTCGTGCTGGAAAAGGGCGAGATCGTCGAACAAGGCACCCATGAGGATCTTTTGGCGCGTGACGGCCGCTATGCCCAATTGTGGACCCGTCAACAGGCCGAAGAAGGTGCGGCGTAA
- a CDS encoding DUF302 domain-containing protein encodes MSPRFIFRPFVFATALSALMTIPAYAADMITKISPHSVTITMDRLAAAVEGAGATVFARVDHAAGAAKVEMELRPTELLIFGNPKLGTPAMLDGQTAGLDLPLRVLVFADAEGVVQVTYHDPADLAETHGLPADAQYLAMMTGALDKLTSKAIAEE; translated from the coding sequence ATGTCACCTCGTTTCATCTTTCGCCCGTTTGTCTTTGCCACAGCACTGAGCGCCCTCATGACCATTCCTGCCTATGCCGCTGATATGATAACCAAAATCAGCCCCCATTCCGTAACCATCACAATGGACCGTCTGGCCGCCGCGGTCGAAGGTGCCGGGGCCACGGTATTTGCCCGTGTCGATCACGCCGCCGGAGCAGCCAAGGTAGAGATGGAATTACGCCCGACAGAATTGTTGATTTTTGGCAATCCCAAGCTGGGAACGCCTGCGATGCTTGATGGTCAAACCGCTGGTCTGGACCTGCCGTTGCGCGTGCTGGTCTTTGCAGATGCAGAAGGCGTGGTGCAGGTCACCTATCATGATCCGGCTGATCTGGCTGAAACACATGGGTTGCCCGCAGATGCGCAGTATCTCGCGATGATGACAGGGGCACTGGACAAGCTGACGTCAAAGGCGATCGCAGAGGAATAG
- a CDS encoding efflux RND transporter permease subunit, with translation MNGIVAWAAGRARMVLAFILLSLVVGGYSYSTLPKEGEPDIEIPALFVSVPFPGISAADSETLLVKPMETELADLDGLKSLSGTAAENYAGVALEFEFGWDKTKIMADVRDAMSTAEANFPDGADKYSINEINFSEFPIIIVNLTGPVPERTMARVARDLQDDLEPMDAVLEAGIAGNRDEMLEVLIDPLRLEAYDVTAGELINTVQNNNQLIAAGEIESSQGTFAVKIPSSFDEPRDVYALPVKTNGDRVVTLGDLAEIKLTFEDRLGTARFNGEKTLALQVVKRKGFNLIDTATAVKQVVAEKSAAWPDGLRAAVTVGTSNDQSRIVDSMVQQLLGSVLTAIALVMIVVLAALGIRAAILVGFAIPTSFLLCFAFLALMGISISNIVMFGLILAVGMLVDGAIVVVEYADARQQEGVGPMHAYVEAAQRMFWPIISSTATTLCAFLPMLFWPGVPGQFMGMLPVTLIFVLSASLVVALIYLPVLGGVTGRLERWMADRMHSIAGLRWYLHLLLFPLAIAMIMVPMALMQPFFGVISARFAVMDGLNVIGSVVPTFAVVFLCVVVLCALITIGLSGAMMALLAFFGLFTRLGRGGRWITSRLFRKEPDRVFAGYRRNRFGRVIEFIAGNPIMPLVVAGVVFVFVGTVLIFFGNNSKGVEFFVESEPEQAIVYVLARGNLSLEEKDTLLRKAEDIVLAHPGVQTAFSFAGEGGLDSNTGGAQAPKDSIGQIQLETIPWEDRPNLSKVLFTVPLIGYQVTRQTQDPAFDGDLIIAELTEQLENIPGIRIEILAQARGPASAKPVHLRLKSDSFVDLITATAIARAEFDATPGLTLIEDTRPLPGIDWKIDVDVEKAGQYGADVLTVGAMVQLVTRGLLLDTMRVDSSDEEIDIRVRLPESDRVLSTLDTLKVRTADGLIPLSNFITRTPVPKLAEINRVDQKRYLDIKAGVGVGLMKLVQIKTVDGVETQETFASLRPAAGDTDFTAADGVAYKVTKRTELGQGADLQALADKGTLRLVPITANERITEITKWLDTKPLPFGVAYEWTGDQEDQEESQAFLSSAFSAALGLMFIILLAQFNSFYNAGLVLLAVVLSTTGVLIGMLVMDQTFSIIMTGTGIVALAGIVVNNNIILIDTYQEYERYMPRIEAIIRTAQARIRPVLLTTITTMAGLAPMMFGLSLNFADGGYTINSPTALWWKQLATAVVFGLGIATVLTLMVTPSMLAIRVWATTYIRWIARLLAKLSLGRASKAARDWALQRDARRYTAQEIIWDNDQVIPPVPQPKTGKLAAAE, from the coding sequence ATGAACGGCATTGTCGCATGGGCTGCCGGACGTGCGCGGATGGTGCTGGCCTTTATCCTGCTCAGCCTCGTGGTAGGCGGATATTCCTATTCGACACTGCCCAAAGAGGGCGAACCGGACATTGAAATCCCGGCTTTGTTTGTGTCGGTCCCCTTCCCCGGTATTTCAGCGGCGGATTCAGAGACCTTGTTGGTCAAACCGATGGAAACCGAACTGGCCGATCTGGATGGGCTGAAATCCCTGTCCGGCACGGCGGCGGAAAACTATGCCGGCGTGGCGCTGGAATTTGAGTTTGGCTGGGACAAGACCAAGATCATGGCGGATGTGCGCGATGCGATGTCCACAGCCGAGGCAAACTTTCCCGACGGCGCGGACAAATACTCCATCAACGAGATCAACTTTTCCGAATTCCCGATCATCATTGTCAACCTGACCGGCCCGGTGCCCGAACGCACGATGGCGCGGGTGGCGCGTGACCTGCAAGATGATCTGGAACCGATGGATGCCGTGCTCGAGGCCGGTATCGCGGGCAACCGTGATGAGATGTTGGAGGTTTTGATCGACCCCTTGCGCCTTGAAGCCTATGACGTGACGGCGGGCGAATTGATCAACACCGTGCAAAACAACAACCAGTTGATTGCAGCAGGCGAGATTGAATCGTCACAAGGTACATTTGCCGTCAAAATCCCCTCCTCATTCGACGAGCCGCGTGATGTTTATGCGCTGCCCGTCAAGACCAATGGCGACCGGGTTGTGACCTTGGGCGATCTGGCCGAGATCAAACTGACCTTCGAAGACCGGCTTGGTACCGCACGGTTTAATGGTGAAAAAACGCTCGCCTTGCAGGTGGTAAAGCGCAAAGGCTTCAACCTGATTGATACGGCCACTGCAGTGAAACAGGTTGTGGCGGAAAAAAGTGCCGCCTGGCCAGATGGCTTGCGGGCGGCGGTGACCGTTGGCACGTCAAACGACCAAAGCCGCATTGTCGACAGCATGGTGCAGCAATTGCTGGGCTCGGTGCTTACCGCGATTGCGCTGGTGATGATTGTGGTGCTGGCGGCGCTTGGCATCCGTGCCGCGATTCTGGTTGGTTTTGCGATCCCTACGTCGTTCCTGCTGTGTTTTGCGTTCCTCGCGTTGATGGGCATCTCAATCAGTAACATCGTGATGTTCGGTCTCATCCTGGCCGTTGGCATGTTGGTCGACGGGGCCATTGTTGTGGTCGAATATGCCGATGCGCGCCAGCAAGAGGGCGTGGGGCCGATGCACGCATACGTCGAAGCCGCGCAGCGCATGTTCTGGCCGATCATTTCGTCAACGGCGACCACGCTGTGTGCGTTCCTGCCGATGCTGTTCTGGCCCGGTGTGCCCGGTCAGTTCATGGGCATGTTGCCCGTCACGCTGATCTTTGTTCTATCGGCATCGCTGGTGGTGGCGCTGATTTACCTGCCGGTACTGGGGGGTGTCACAGGCCGGCTGGAACGCTGGATGGCCGACCGGATGCATTCGATTGCAGGCCTCAGGTGGTATTTGCATCTGCTGTTGTTCCCGCTGGCGATTGCGATGATCATGGTACCCATGGCCTTGATGCAGCCCTTCTTTGGGGTGATTTCGGCCCGGTTCGCCGTTATGGACGGGTTGAATGTTATTGGATCGGTGGTTCCGACCTTCGCGGTTGTTTTCTTGTGCGTTGTCGTTCTCTGCGCGCTGATCACCATTGGGCTTTCGGGCGCGATGATGGCGCTGCTGGCATTCTTTGGCCTGTTCACCCGTTTGGGACGGGGGGGTCGCTGGATCACCTCGCGACTGTTTCGCAAGGAACCTGACCGCGTATTCGCCGGCTATCGCCGCAACCGCTTTGGCCGGGTGATCGAATTTATCGCTGGCAACCCCATCATGCCATTGGTCGTCGCAGGCGTTGTGTTTGTTTTTGTGGGCACAGTGCTGATCTTCTTTGGCAACAACTCAAAAGGCGTCGAGTTCTTTGTCGAATCCGAACCAGAACAGGCCATCGTCTATGTGCTGGCGCGCGGTAACCTCAGCCTTGAGGAAAAGGACACACTGCTGCGAAAGGCCGAAGACATCGTGCTGGCCCATCCGGGCGTTCAAACGGCGTTTTCCTTTGCCGGAGAAGGTGGTCTGGACAGTAACACCGGCGGCGCACAGGCCCCCAAGGACTCCATAGGGCAAATTCAGCTTGAGACGATCCCCTGGGAAGACCGCCCCAATCTGAGCAAGGTATTGTTCACGGTTCCGCTGATCGGGTATCAGGTTACCCGCCAAACGCAGGACCCTGCTTTTGATGGTGATTTGATCATTGCGGAGCTGACCGAGCAGCTTGAGAATATTCCCGGCATTCGCATTGAAATTCTGGCACAGGCCCGTGGCCCGGCGTCGGCCAAACCTGTGCATCTGCGTCTCAAATCAGACAGCTTTGTCGATCTGATCACAGCCACAGCAATTGCGCGTGCCGAATTTGACGCCACCCCCGGTCTGACCCTGATCGAAGACACCCGCCCCCTGCCCGGCATCGACTGGAAGATTGATGTGGATGTCGAAAAAGCCGGTCAATATGGCGCGGATGTTCTGACCGTGGGCGCGATGGTGCAACTGGTCACGCGCGGGCTTTTGCTGGACACGATGCGCGTCGACAGCTCGGACGAAGAAATCGACATTCGGGTGCGTTTGCCTGAAAGCGACCGGGTGTTGAGCACGCTTGACACGCTCAAGGTGCGCACTGCCGATGGGCTGATCCCGCTGAGCAATTTCATCACCCGCACGCCGGTTCCGAAACTGGCCGAGATCAACCGTGTCGACCAAAAACGGTATCTGGACATCAAGGCGGGTGTAGGTGTCGGGCTGATGAAGCTTGTCCAGATCAAGACTGTTGATGGCGTCGAGACGCAGGAAACCTTTGCCAGCCTGCGCCCCGCGGCAGGGGACACCGATTTTACCGCCGCTGACGGGGTGGCGTACAAGGTCACGAAACGCACCGAATTGGGACAGGGTGCGGATTTGCAGGCCTTGGCGGACAAAGGCACATTGCGGCTGGTTCCGATTACCGCGAATGAACGGATCACCGAGATCACCAAATGGCTCGACACCAAGCCGCTGCCTTTTGGTGTCGCGTATGAATGGACGGGCGATCAGGAAGATCAGGAAGAATCGCAAGCTTTTCTCAGCTCTGCCTTTTCGGCAGCGCTGGGGTTGATGTTCATCATTCTGCTGGCGCAGTTCAACTCGTTCTACAACGCCGGGCTGGTATTGCTGGCGGTGGTGCTGTCCACCACCGGCGTGCTGATCGGCATGTTGGTGATGGATCAGACATTCTCGATTATCATGACCGGGACCGGGATCGTGGCCTTGGCTGGCATTGTGGTGAACAACAATATCATCCTGATTGATACCTATCAGGAATATGAACGCTATATGCCGCGCATTGAGGCGATCATCAGGACCGCTCAGGCCCGTATCCGACCTGTGCTCCTGACCACGATCACCACAATGGCGGGACTTGCGCCGATGATGTTTGGCCTGTCTCTGAACTTTGCTGACGGCGGCTATACGATCAATTCGCCGACCGCCCTGTGGTGGAAGCAACTGGCCACAGCTGTGGTTTTTGGCCTTGGCATTGCAACGGTACTGACCCTCATGGTGACACCGTCGATGTTGGCGATCCGGGTTTGGGCAACAACATATATCCGCTGGATTGCACGGTTGCTGGCCAAGCTGTCACTGGGCCGCGCCAGCAAGGCCGCGCGCGATTGGGCGTTGCAGCGTGACGCTCGGCGCTACACCGCGCAAGAGATCATTTGGGACAATGATCAGGTGATCCCGCCCGTCCCACAACCCAAAACCGGAAAGCTGGCTGCGGCGGAATAA
- a CDS encoding efflux RND transporter periplasmic adaptor subunit: MRVFSILAAIAVTILLAMSILARPQLLAFFGADPVETAPQATDTVVGEPKTEAADTPDLVKVMVMRSLAKQVGSGVVLRGQTAAVRQVDLRAETSAVVVSEPLRKGAQIAKGDTMCVLDPGTRGAALEEARARLSEAQSRIPESQARVEEARARLTEAEINQNAAARLSEDGFASQTRVASSDAAVASAKAAVTSATSGLGAAQSGIEAATAAVAVAEKEIERLTIRAPFSGLLESDTAELGSLLQPGALCATIIQLDPIKLVGFVPETEVNRVSIGAPAQARLAAGGTQVTGTVTFLSRSADPATRTFAVEIEVPNTDLAIRDGQTAEISIASAGVTAHLIPQSALTLNDDGALGVRLVDEAALVSFAPLQIIRDTVDGVWVTGLPAQADVIVAGQEYVTAGVTVAPTWREVSQ; the protein is encoded by the coding sequence ATGCGTGTGTTTTCGATTCTGGCTGCAATTGCGGTGACCATTCTGCTGGCCATGTCAATATTGGCGCGCCCGCAGCTGCTGGCATTCTTTGGGGCAGATCCGGTTGAAACCGCACCCCAAGCCACTGATACTGTTGTCGGTGAACCCAAAACCGAGGCTGCGGACACCCCGGATTTGGTCAAGGTGATGGTGATGCGCAGTTTGGCCAAACAAGTCGGCAGCGGCGTTGTGCTGCGCGGCCAGACTGCCGCCGTGCGGCAGGTGGATTTGCGCGCTGAAACTTCCGCAGTTGTCGTGTCCGAACCCTTGCGAAAAGGCGCACAGATCGCAAAAGGCGACACGATGTGTGTGCTGGACCCCGGTACCCGTGGGGCCGCTTTGGAAGAAGCGCGTGCCCGGCTAAGCGAAGCGCAATCTCGCATCCCGGAATCGCAAGCGCGGGTTGAGGAAGCGCGTGCGCGGCTGACAGAGGCCGAGATCAATCAAAATGCCGCCGCGCGGTTGAGCGAGGATGGTTTTGCCTCTCAAACCCGCGTAGCGTCGTCGGACGCTGCTGTTGCATCTGCCAAGGCGGCGGTGACGTCCGCCACCTCCGGCCTCGGTGCGGCGCAGTCGGGCATCGAAGCGGCGACAGCCGCCGTGGCTGTTGCCGAAAAAGAGATTGAGCGTCTGACCATCAGAGCGCCGTTCAGCGGCCTGTTGGAAAGTGACACGGCGGAATTGGGCAGCCTGCTGCAACCCGGTGCGCTGTGCGCAACAATCATTCAACTTGATCCGATCAAACTGGTCGGCTTTGTCCCCGAAACCGAAGTGAACCGGGTGAGCATCGGTGCGCCCGCCCAGGCGCGGCTGGCGGCGGGTGGCACACAGGTCACTGGGACCGTCACGTTTCTGTCGCGCTCTGCGGATCCGGCCACGCGGACCTTTGCTGTGGAAATTGAAGTGCCCAACACCGATCTGGCCATTCGCGACGGTCAGACAGCGGAAATCTCAATCGCTTCTGCCGGGGTCACGGCCCATTTGATCCCGCAATCCGCGTTGACCCTGAATGACGATGGCGCGCTTGGTGTGCGGCTGGTGGATGAGGCAGCCTTAGTGTCTTTTGCGCCGCTCCAGATCATACGCGACACAGTCGATGGCGTGTGGGTCACCGGCCTGCCTGCACAGGCGGATGTGATTGTTGCGGGACAGGAATATGTCACCGCTGGCGTCACAGTGGCACCGACCTGGCGCGAGGTATCCCAATGA